The following are encoded in a window of Calonectris borealis chromosome 17, bCalBor7.hap1.2, whole genome shotgun sequence genomic DNA:
- the ZNF335 gene encoding zinc finger protein 335 isoform X14: protein MEENAVESSSDAAPQAAREEPSESGLGVGTSEAVSADSSDAASAAGPLSRADDSGVGQSSDSSGVSLEEVSESSSSTDAIPRIYLPDSSSIAQSTLVSSVSTVSQSVMVSESPQVLVHSSVITDGATIVSDSTASTSSDLGSAIDKIIESTIGPDIIQSCIAVTSAEDGGAETTQYLILQGPDDGAPMVSQVATSALANRLAIEAVADGPTSTCLDQPGPSDPSEQLEVLELPARPDQAREADGGEELDQPDMETLEEMMEVVVVQQFKCKMCQYKSVSKKTLINHMKERHFQPVGSALALKKGRPRKGASAPKTAEEEVPEEEEDDDIMDAGAIDDPEEDSDYNPAEDEPRGRQPKYSRTVPTSSEERPRRRPGRPRKFPRLEDMSQDVPEGGEVEPLVTSQSTPSHELQNSEAASSSGLENGTCESLAEPSVSQSDSENKDPSSNTGPEEADIIPRRRGRPSRRFLGKKYRKYMGRRYYYKSPKPLMRPYLCRICGSRFLTHDDLRFHVNSHEANDPQLFKCLQCSYRSRRWSSLKEHMFNHVGSKPYKCEECSYTSVYKKDVIRHSTVHSRDRKKRADPPPKLNSFPCPVCNRIYPMQKRLTQHMKTHSTEKPHMCDKCGKSFKKRYTFKMHLLTHIQAIANRRFKCEFCDYVCEDKKVLLNHQLSHMNDKPYKCSFCKYSTFREDFLVSHMAVKHTGGKPFACEFCHFTTKHKKNLRLHVHCRHADSFEEWAQRHPEEPPCRRRPFFTLQQIEELKQQHSQVQAPAEPEASPPAPLGPVTYHTVQAVPGAEPPILSQDSLGRATIIYEQDVAGSAELATQTALDLLLNMSTQRELAMGSLQVAVVKPGDSGEAQAPCESQAQEEGAEMDSEEQQQQKLVTLHMAEPGETLVQEAYEEATLGGSELQQITIPFGGTTEYSIITPISEEIQAPGTLYSEEESPAETSHAVVVSEAVMTEEALKDHNNRYIMSSGVPGSQFHHIENHMVQHASLRPHKCTHCSFASKNKKDLRRHMLTHTNEKPFACQICGQRFNRNGHLKFHMQRLHSSEGKRPGAPAAAAQQTIILNSDEDTLATLQTALQSGQAVLAPERLQQALGQEHIIVAQEQSVTSQEEATYIQEITTADGQTVQHLVTSDNQVQYIIAQDGVQHLLPHEYVVVPEGHHIQPHCGSCPQVQDGQITHIQYEQGSQFLQEPQIQYMPVSPDQQLVTQAQLEAAAHSAVSAVADAAMAQAQGVFTAEATAEQIQQLQQGIHYDVITLAD from the exons ATGGAGGAGAATGCGGTGGAGAGCAGCAGCGACGCGGCCCCGCAGGCGGCGCGGGAGGAGCCCTCCGAGAGCGGCCTGGGCGTCGGGACCTCGGAGGCCGTGTCGGCGGACAGCAGTGACGCCGCCTCGGCCGCCGGCCCCCTCTCCCGAGCGGATGATTCCGGCGTGGGCCAGAGCTCCGACAGCAGCGGCGTCTCCTTG gaAGAGGTGTCGGAGAGCAGCTCCAGCACAGATGCCATTCCCCGGATTTACCTGCCAGATTCATCTTCCATCGCCCAGTCCACCTTGGTCTCCAGTGTCTCCACCGTAAGCCAGTCGGTCATGGTGTCAGAGTCCCCACAAGTCCTGGTCCACTCCAGCGTCATCACTGACGGAGCCACGATCGTGTCAGACTCCACTGCGTCCACTTCCTCGGACCTAGGTTCTGCCATTGACAAAATCATCGAGTCCACGATTGGGCCTGACATCATCCAGA gctGCATCGCCGTGACCAGTGCAGAGGATGGTGGGGCAGAGACTACACAGTACCTCATTCTGCAGGGCCCCGATGATG GTGCCCCCATGGTGTCCCAGGTGGCCACTTCTGCTCTGGCCAATAGGTTGGCAATAGAAGCTGTTGCTGATGGACCTACCTCCACATGCCTTGACCAGCCCGGCCCTTCAGACCCTTCTGAGCAGTTGGAAGTGCTGGAGCTGCCTGCACGGCCAGATCAGGCCCGAGAGGCGGATGGTGGGGAGGAGCTGGACCAGCCAGACATGGAGACCCTGGAAGAGAtgatggaggtggtggtggtgcagcAGTTCAAGTGCAAGATGTGTCAATACAAGAGTGTCTCCAAGAAAACGCTAATTAACCACATGAAAGAGCGGCACTTCCAGCCAG TGGGTTCAGCTCTGGCTTTGAAGAAAGGACGTCCACGAAAGGGAGCATCTGCTCCAAAGACTGCGGAGGAGGAGGtcccagaagaagaagaagatgatgACATCATGGATGCTGGTGCTATTGATGACCCTGAAG AGGACAGTGACTATAACCCAGCTGAGGATGAGCCCCGTGGGCGACAGCCCAAGTACAGCCGCACTGTTCCCACATCcagcgaggagaggccgcgtcgACGCCCAGGGAGACCCCGCAAGTTTCCTCGTCTGGAGGACATGTCCCAGGATGTGCCTGAAG GAGGGGAGGTGGAGCCCTTGGTGACGTCCCAAAGCACACCGAGCCATGAGCTGCAGAACTCGGAAGCAGCCAGTTCCTCTGGCCTGGAGAACGGGACCTGCGAGAGCCTGGCGGAGCCCAGCGTCAGCCAGTCTGACTCTGAGAACAAGGACCCTTCCTCCAACACCGGCCCTGAGGAGGCAGACATCATCCCCAGGAGGCGAGGGCGGCCCTCCCGCCGCTTCCTGGGCAAGAAATACCGCAAGTACATGGGGCGCAG GTACTACTACAAGTCACCCAAGCCCCTGATGAGGCCCTACCTGTGTCGGATCTGCGGCTCACGTTTCCTCACGCACGATGATCTGCGTTTCCACGTCAACTCGCACGAGGCCAATGACCCGCAGCTCTTCAAGTGTCTTCAGTGCAGCTACCGCTCCCGGCGCTGGTCCTCCCTTAAG GAACACATGTTCAACCATGTGGGCAGCAAGCCCTACAAGTGCGAGGAGTGCAGTTACACCAGCGTTTACAAGAAGGACGTCATCCGGCACTCCACAGTGCACAGCCGGGACAG gaaaaagagaGCTGATCCG CCCCCAAAGCTGAACTCTTTCCCGTGCCCCGTATGCAACCGTATCTACCCCATGCAGAAGAGGCTTACGCAGCATATGAAGACACACAGCACAGAGAAACCACACATGTGTGACAAG TGCGGGAAGTCCTTTAAGAAGCGCTACACCTTCAAGATGCACCTGCTGACGCATATCCAGGCCATTGCCAACCGCAG GTTCAAGTGTGAGTTCTGTGACTACGTCTGCGAGGACAAAAAGGTCCTGCTGAACCACCAGCTGTCGCACATGAACGACAAGCCCTACAAGTGCAGCTTCTGCAAGTACTCCACCTTCCGGGAGGACTTCCTGGTCTCCCACATGGCTGTCAAGCACACGG GAGGGAAGCCGTTTGCTTGCGAGTTCTGTCACTTCACCACCAAGCACAAGAAGAACCTGCGCCTCCATGTGCACTGCCGCCACGCCGACTCGTTTGAGGAGTGGGCACAGAGGCACCCCGAGGAGCcaccctgccgccgccgccccttcTTCACCCTGCAGCAGATTgaggagctgaagcagcagcacagccaggtgCAGGCCCCGGCTGAGCCAGAGGCCAGTCCACCG GCACCTCTTGGCCCTGTCACCTACCACACGGTCCAGGCTGTCCCAGGAGCAGAGCCCCCTATCCTCTCACAGGATTCCCTGGGAAGGGCCACCATCATTTACGAACAAG ATGTGGCTGGATCAGCAGAACTGGCCACGCAGACCGCCCTGGATCTCCTGCTGAACATGAGCACTCAGCGAGAGCTGGCCATGGGCTCGCTGCAG GTGGCAGTGGTGAAGCCGGGTGATTCAGGAGAGGCGCAGGCCCCCTGTGAGTCGCAGGCacaggaggagggggcagagatGGACTctgaggaacagcagcagcagaagttggTGACACTGCACATGGCAGAGCCTGGGGAGACGTTGGTGCAGGAGGCTTACGAGGAGGCAACCCTGGGTGGCTCAGAGCTGCAGCAGATCACTATCCCCTTTGGTGGGACGACAGAGTACAGCATCATCACGCCCATCAGTGAGGAGATTCAGGCTCCAGGCACGCTGTACAG TGAGGAGGAGAGCCCTGCAGAGACCTCCCACGCGGTTGTAGTGAGCGAAGCTGTGATGACAGAGGAGGCCCTGAAGGACCATAACAATCGCTATATCATGTCATCCGGCGTTCCGGGGAGCCAGTTCCATCACATTGAG AACCACATGGTCCAGCATGCCAGCCTTCGGCCGCACAAGTGCACCCACTGCAGCTTCGCCTCCAAGAACAAGAAGGACCTACGCAGGCACATGCTGACGCACACCAACGAGAAGCCCTTTGCCTGCCAGATCTGTGGGCAGAG GTTCAACCGTAATGGGCATCTCAAGTTCCACATGCAGCGTTTGCACAGCTCGGAGGGGAAGAGGCCAGGGgcacctgcagctgctgcccagcagaCCATCATACTGAACAGCGATGAGGACACGCTGGCCACCCTGCAGA cagctctgcagtccGGCCAGGCGGTGCTGGCTCCCGAGCGGCTGCAGCAGGCCCTGGGGCAGGAACACATCATCGTCGCACAGGAGCAGAGTGTCACGAGCCAG GAGGAGGCTACGTACATCCAGGAGATCACAACTGCCGATGGACAGACAGTACAGCACTTAGTGACCTCTGACAACCAG GTTCAGTACATCATTGCCCAGGATGGTGTACAGCACTTGCTTCCCCATGAGTATGTTGTTGTCCCGGAGGGACATCACATCCAG CCTCACTGTGGCTCTTGTCCCCAGGTGCAGGATGGTCAGATCACCCACATCCAGTATGAGCAgggcagccagtttctccaggagccGCAG ATCCAGTACATGCCTGTCTCGCCTGACCAGCAGCTTGTCACCCAGGCGCAGCTGGAAGCAGCTGCACACTCAGCAGTCTCAG cagtggCTGATGCTGCGATGGCCCAGGCCCAGGGCGTGTTCACCGCTGAGGCAACAGCTGAGCAgatccagcagctgcagcaggggatCCACTACGACGTCATCACGCTGGCGGACTAG
- the ZNF335 gene encoding zinc finger protein 335 isoform X6 — protein sequence MEENAVESSSDAAPQAAREEPSESGLGVGTSEAVSADSSDAASAAGPLSRADDSGVGQSSDSSGVSLEEVSESSSSTDAIPRIYLPDSSSIAQSTLVSSVSTVSQSVMVSESPQVLVHSSVITDGATIVSDSTASTSSDLGSAIDKIIESTIGPDIIQSCIAVTSAEDGGAETTQYLILQGPDDGAPMVSQVATSALANRLAIEAVADGPTSTCLDQPGPSDPSEQLEVLELPARPDQAREADGGEELDQPDMETLEEMMEVVVVQQFKCKMCQYKSVSKKTLINHMKERHFQPVGSALALKKGRPRKGASAPKTAEEEVPEEEEDDDIMDAGAIDDPEEDSDYNPAEDEPRGRQPKYSRTVPTSSEERPRRRPGRPRKFPRLEDMSQDVPEGGEVEPLVTSQSTPSHELQNSEAASSSGLENGTCESLAEPSVSQSDSENKDPSSNTGPEEADIIPRRRGRPSRRFLGKKYRKYYYKSPKPLMRPYLCRICGSRFLTHDDLRFHVNSHEANDPQLFKCLQCSYRSRRWSSLKEHMFNHVGSKPYKCEECSYTSVYKKDVIRHSTVHSRDRKKRADPPPKLNSFPCPVCNRIYPMQKRLTQHMKTHSTEKPHMCDKCGKSFKKRYTFKMHLLTHIQAIANRRFKCEFCDYVCEDKKVLLNHQLSHMNDKPYKCSFCKYSTFREDFLVSHMAVKHTGGKPFACEFCHFTTKHKKNLRLHVHCRHADSFEEWAQRHPEEPPCRRRPFFTLQQIEELKQQHSQVQAPAEPEASPPAPLGPVTYHTVQAVPGAEPPILSQDSLGRATIIYEQDVAGSAELATQTALDLLLNMSTQRELAMGSLQVAVVKPGDSGEAQAPCESQAQEEGAEMDSEEQQQQKLVTLHMAEPGETLVQEAYEEATLGGSELQQITIPFGGTTEYSIITPISEEIQAPGTLYSEEESPAETSHAVVVSEAVMTEEALKDHNNRYIMSSGVPGSQFHHIEPLSGDAAFPSPVEGQEAQPTGVKWPLVQCVTRQLQKDSSLSPASEGQEILSPKVKWPALQGMAKKLACKVSTAKKLSCKISTAKKFSCKICTAMFTGRAEMESHKRAHIGPSTFKCPDCPFTAALWPEVRNHMVQHASLRPHKCTHCSFASKNKKDLRRHMLTHTNEKPFACQICGQRFNRNGHLKFHMQRLHSSEGKRPGAPAAAAQQTIILNSDEDTLATLQTALQSGQAVLAPERLQQALGQEHIIVAQEQSVTSQEEATYIQEITTADGQTVQHLVTSDNQVQYIIAQDGVQHLLPHEYVVVPEGHHIQPHCGSCPQVQDGQITHIQYEQGSQFLQEPQIQYMPVSPDQQLVTQAQLEAAAHSAVSAVADAAMAQAQGVFTAEATAEQIQQLQQGIHYDVITLAD from the exons ATGGAGGAGAATGCGGTGGAGAGCAGCAGCGACGCGGCCCCGCAGGCGGCGCGGGAGGAGCCCTCCGAGAGCGGCCTGGGCGTCGGGACCTCGGAGGCCGTGTCGGCGGACAGCAGTGACGCCGCCTCGGCCGCCGGCCCCCTCTCCCGAGCGGATGATTCCGGCGTGGGCCAGAGCTCCGACAGCAGCGGCGTCTCCTTG gaAGAGGTGTCGGAGAGCAGCTCCAGCACAGATGCCATTCCCCGGATTTACCTGCCAGATTCATCTTCCATCGCCCAGTCCACCTTGGTCTCCAGTGTCTCCACCGTAAGCCAGTCGGTCATGGTGTCAGAGTCCCCACAAGTCCTGGTCCACTCCAGCGTCATCACTGACGGAGCCACGATCGTGTCAGACTCCACTGCGTCCACTTCCTCGGACCTAGGTTCTGCCATTGACAAAATCATCGAGTCCACGATTGGGCCTGACATCATCCAGA gctGCATCGCCGTGACCAGTGCAGAGGATGGTGGGGCAGAGACTACACAGTACCTCATTCTGCAGGGCCCCGATGATG GTGCCCCCATGGTGTCCCAGGTGGCCACTTCTGCTCTGGCCAATAGGTTGGCAATAGAAGCTGTTGCTGATGGACCTACCTCCACATGCCTTGACCAGCCCGGCCCTTCAGACCCTTCTGAGCAGTTGGAAGTGCTGGAGCTGCCTGCACGGCCAGATCAGGCCCGAGAGGCGGATGGTGGGGAGGAGCTGGACCAGCCAGACATGGAGACCCTGGAAGAGAtgatggaggtggtggtggtgcagcAGTTCAAGTGCAAGATGTGTCAATACAAGAGTGTCTCCAAGAAAACGCTAATTAACCACATGAAAGAGCGGCACTTCCAGCCAG TGGGTTCAGCTCTGGCTTTGAAGAAAGGACGTCCACGAAAGGGAGCATCTGCTCCAAAGACTGCGGAGGAGGAGGtcccagaagaagaagaagatgatgACATCATGGATGCTGGTGCTATTGATGACCCTGAAG AGGACAGTGACTATAACCCAGCTGAGGATGAGCCCCGTGGGCGACAGCCCAAGTACAGCCGCACTGTTCCCACATCcagcgaggagaggccgcgtcgACGCCCAGGGAGACCCCGCAAGTTTCCTCGTCTGGAGGACATGTCCCAGGATGTGCCTGAAG GAGGGGAGGTGGAGCCCTTGGTGACGTCCCAAAGCACACCGAGCCATGAGCTGCAGAACTCGGAAGCAGCCAGTTCCTCTGGCCTGGAGAACGGGACCTGCGAGAGCCTGGCGGAGCCCAGCGTCAGCCAGTCTGACTCTGAGAACAAGGACCCTTCCTCCAACACCGGCCCTGAGGAGGCAGACATCATCCCCAGGAGGCGAGGGCGGCCCTCCCGCCGCTTCCTGGGCAAGAAATACCGCAA GTACTACTACAAGTCACCCAAGCCCCTGATGAGGCCCTACCTGTGTCGGATCTGCGGCTCACGTTTCCTCACGCACGATGATCTGCGTTTCCACGTCAACTCGCACGAGGCCAATGACCCGCAGCTCTTCAAGTGTCTTCAGTGCAGCTACCGCTCCCGGCGCTGGTCCTCCCTTAAG GAACACATGTTCAACCATGTGGGCAGCAAGCCCTACAAGTGCGAGGAGTGCAGTTACACCAGCGTTTACAAGAAGGACGTCATCCGGCACTCCACAGTGCACAGCCGGGACAG gaaaaagagaGCTGATCCG CCCCCAAAGCTGAACTCTTTCCCGTGCCCCGTATGCAACCGTATCTACCCCATGCAGAAGAGGCTTACGCAGCATATGAAGACACACAGCACAGAGAAACCACACATGTGTGACAAG TGCGGGAAGTCCTTTAAGAAGCGCTACACCTTCAAGATGCACCTGCTGACGCATATCCAGGCCATTGCCAACCGCAG GTTCAAGTGTGAGTTCTGTGACTACGTCTGCGAGGACAAAAAGGTCCTGCTGAACCACCAGCTGTCGCACATGAACGACAAGCCCTACAAGTGCAGCTTCTGCAAGTACTCCACCTTCCGGGAGGACTTCCTGGTCTCCCACATGGCTGTCAAGCACACGG GAGGGAAGCCGTTTGCTTGCGAGTTCTGTCACTTCACCACCAAGCACAAGAAGAACCTGCGCCTCCATGTGCACTGCCGCCACGCCGACTCGTTTGAGGAGTGGGCACAGAGGCACCCCGAGGAGCcaccctgccgccgccgccccttcTTCACCCTGCAGCAGATTgaggagctgaagcagcagcacagccaggtgCAGGCCCCGGCTGAGCCAGAGGCCAGTCCACCG GCACCTCTTGGCCCTGTCACCTACCACACGGTCCAGGCTGTCCCAGGAGCAGAGCCCCCTATCCTCTCACAGGATTCCCTGGGAAGGGCCACCATCATTTACGAACAAG ATGTGGCTGGATCAGCAGAACTGGCCACGCAGACCGCCCTGGATCTCCTGCTGAACATGAGCACTCAGCGAGAGCTGGCCATGGGCTCGCTGCAG GTGGCAGTGGTGAAGCCGGGTGATTCAGGAGAGGCGCAGGCCCCCTGTGAGTCGCAGGCacaggaggagggggcagagatGGACTctgaggaacagcagcagcagaagttggTGACACTGCACATGGCAGAGCCTGGGGAGACGTTGGTGCAGGAGGCTTACGAGGAGGCAACCCTGGGTGGCTCAGAGCTGCAGCAGATCACTATCCCCTTTGGTGGGACGACAGAGTACAGCATCATCACGCCCATCAGTGAGGAGATTCAGGCTCCAGGCACGCTGTACAG TGAGGAGGAGAGCCCTGCAGAGACCTCCCACGCGGTTGTAGTGAGCGAAGCTGTGATGACAGAGGAGGCCCTGAAGGACCATAACAATCGCTATATCATGTCATCCGGCGTTCCGGGGAGCCAGTTCCATCACATTGAG CCCCTCAGCGGGGATGCTGCGTTTCCCTCGCCTGTGGAGGGCCAGGAGGCACAGCCCACCGGCGTCAAGTGGCCCCTGGTGCAGTGTGTCACCAGGCAGCTCCAGAAGGACTCATCTTTATCCCCAGCCTCTGAGGGGCAGGAAATCTTATCCCCAAAGGTCAAGTGGCCTGCGCTCCAAGGCATGGCCAAGAAGCTCGCGTGCAAGGTTTCCACAGCCAAGAAGCTCTCGTGCAAGATTTCCACAGCCAAAAAGTTTTCATGCAAGATTTGCACAGCCATGTTCACAGGGAGAGCAGAAATGGAGAGTCACAAGAGAGCCCACATTGGGCCCAGCACCTTCAAGTGTCCCGACTGTCCGTTCACTGCAGCCCTCTGGCCGGAGGTTCGG AACCACATGGTCCAGCATGCCAGCCTTCGGCCGCACAAGTGCACCCACTGCAGCTTCGCCTCCAAGAACAAGAAGGACCTACGCAGGCACATGCTGACGCACACCAACGAGAAGCCCTTTGCCTGCCAGATCTGTGGGCAGAG GTTCAACCGTAATGGGCATCTCAAGTTCCACATGCAGCGTTTGCACAGCTCGGAGGGGAAGAGGCCAGGGgcacctgcagctgctgcccagcagaCCATCATACTGAACAGCGATGAGGACACGCTGGCCACCCTGCAGA cagctctgcagtccGGCCAGGCGGTGCTGGCTCCCGAGCGGCTGCAGCAGGCCCTGGGGCAGGAACACATCATCGTCGCACAGGAGCAGAGTGTCACGAGCCAG GAGGAGGCTACGTACATCCAGGAGATCACAACTGCCGATGGACAGACAGTACAGCACTTAGTGACCTCTGACAACCAG GTTCAGTACATCATTGCCCAGGATGGTGTACAGCACTTGCTTCCCCATGAGTATGTTGTTGTCCCGGAGGGACATCACATCCAG CCTCACTGTGGCTCTTGTCCCCAGGTGCAGGATGGTCAGATCACCCACATCCAGTATGAGCAgggcagccagtttctccaggagccGCAG ATCCAGTACATGCCTGTCTCGCCTGACCAGCAGCTTGTCACCCAGGCGCAGCTGGAAGCAGCTGCACACTCAGCAGTCTCAG cagtggCTGATGCTGCGATGGCCCAGGCCCAGGGCGTGTTCACCGCTGAGGCAACAGCTGAGCAgatccagcagctgcagcaggggatCCACTACGACGTCATCACGCTGGCGGACTAG